A window from bacterium encodes these proteins:
- a CDS encoding adenylyltransferase/cytidyltransferase family protein, whose amino-acid sequence MDYYFGKRRTLAELEEIVAALNDGGKTVVLANGCFDILHVGHVRYLEAARALGDCLVVAVNDDASVRKLKGPGRPVLGEDARAEIIAGLQSTDWVCIFSGYDVSSVIERLRPRIHAKGTDYTEQTVPEREIVKSYGGRTVICGDPKAHSTKDVIKRIVNLPE is encoded by the coding sequence ATGGATTATTACTTTGGGAAGAGAAGGACGCTGGCGGAGCTCGAGGAGATAGTCGCCGCGCTGAACGATGGGGGCAAGACAGTTGTCCTCGCCAACGGCTGCTTTGACATTCTGCACGTGGGTCATGTGCGCTATCTTGAGGCAGCCAGAGCACTTGGAGATTGCCTGGTGGTCGCGGTCAACGATGACGCCTCGGTCAGGAAGCTGAAAGGCCCGGGAAGGCCGGTCCTGGGCGAGGATGCCAGGGCCGAGATAATCGCCGGGCTGCAATCGACCGACTGGGTCTGCATCTTCTCGGGTTATGACGTCTCGAGCGTTATCGAGCGACTTAGGCCGCGCATTCACGCGAAAGGGACAGATTATACCGAGCAGACCGTGCCCGAGCGGGAGATTGTGAAGAGTTACGGGGGACGGACGGTGATCTGCGGCGATCCCAAGGCACACTCAACCAAGGATGTTATCAAGAGGATTGTAAACTTGCCGGAGTAG